In the Paramisgurnus dabryanus chromosome 5, PD_genome_1.1, whole genome shotgun sequence genome, one interval contains:
- the LOC141282209 gene encoding general transcription factor II-I repeat domain-containing protein 2-like, which yields MDESNDVQDTAQLLIFIRGVNASFEVCEELAALKSLKGTTTGEDIFVQVCKTMEELNLHWSKLASITTDGAPSMVGTTRGLVGRLKSEFEERGLTPPLQVHCLIHQQALCCKVLKWASVMKVVVHCVNYIRKHGLKHRQFQAFLSEVESAYGDVLYYTEVRWLSRGRVLCRFYDLLPEINTFLQSNGETVRELTEPEWKWDLAFLTDVTEMLNHLNMQLQGKGKLISDMYSHIKAFEVKLVLLVRQIQKLDFTHLPATQSYCAEKPAVPFPVDKCKDALEMLQGEFSARFRELHVNGKGIRLFQNPFAADINDALPSLQFELAELQNCDILKDIFKPDSLIEFYAALPEETYPHIKQHAMKMATVFGSTYICEQTFSRMKQTKNPTRNRLTDKHLHQTLRLATTRLQPDIELLISQKQAHSSH from the coding sequence ATGGATGAGAGCAATGACGTGCAGGACACAGCACAACTGCTAATTTTTATTCGTGGAGTTAACGCAAGCTTTGAAGTGTGTGAGGAGTTGGCAGCGCTAAAAAGTCTCAAAGGTACTACGACAGGAGAGGATATTTTTGTCCAAGTGTGCAAAACAATGGAAGAGTTGAATCTACACTGGTCTAAATTGGCCAGCATCACTACGGATGGCGCACCTAGTATGGTTGGTACAACGAGGGGGCTAGTAGGGCGCTTGAAAAGCGAATTCGAGGAACGAGGGCTCACCCCCCCACTACAAGTTCACTGTCTGATTCACCAGCAAGCACTATGTTGCAAAGTTTTAAAGTGGGCGTCTGTCATGAAGGTGGTTGTACACTGTGTTAACTACATCCGAAAACATGGGCTGAAACACAGACAGTTCCAAGCCTTTCTCTCCGAGGTTGAGTCTGCCTATGGGGATGTGCTGTACTACACAGAAGTCCGATGGTTAAGCCGAGGCAGAGTGTTGTGCCGTTTTTATGACTTGCTACCCGAAATCAACACCTTCCTGCAGTCTAACGGTGAAACCGTACGAGAGCTGACCGAGCCAGAATGGAAATGGGACCTCGCGTTTTTAACTGATGTGACAGAAATGTTGAACCACCTTAACATGCAGCTCCAAGGCAAAGGGAAGTTAATCAGTGACATGTATTCCCACATCAAAGCGTTCGAGGTCAAACTAGTGCTACTTGTGCGACAGATCCAAAAGCTTGACTTCACGCATCTCCCTGCCACCCAAAGCTACTGCGCTGAGAAACCAGCTGTCCCGTTCCCAGTCGATAAGTGCAAGGATGCACTGGAAATGCTGCAGGGAGAATTCAGTGCACGGTTCCGTGAGCTTCATGTTAACGGTAAAGGAATACGCTTGTTCCAGAACCCCTTTGCTGCCGACATAAATGATGCCCTTCCCTCTCTTCAGTTTGAACTAGCTGAGTTGCAGAATTGTGATATccttaaagacattttcaagCCTGACAGTCTCATTGAGTTCTATGCTGCGCTCCCAGAGGAAACCTACCCACACATTAAACAGCATGCAATGAAGATGGCCACAGTTTTTGGCAGCACCTACATCTGCGAGCAAACCTTTTCCCGCATGAAGCAAACCAAGAATCCAACCAGGAACAGACTCACAGATAAACACTTGCATCAGACCTTGAGACTGGCTACCACTAGATTGCAACCAGACATTGAACTTCTCATCAGCCAGAAGCAAGCACACAGTTCACACTGA